Proteins encoded by one window of Pseudomonadota bacterium:
- a CDS encoding endonuclease III domain-containing protein yields MCFLCAQTTKANLTDIRQWPLTSNFFFPVSQHILEIYNKLYEYFGPQHWWPGDTTVEIIVGAVLTQNTNWTNVTRAIENLKQENLLSLEALDAIPLDALAELIRPSGYYNLKARRLKNLISAISALMKEAPAPSGDPDTFFEMFDIHELRKTLLAVKGIGPETADSIILYAAGKPMFVVDAYTHRILNRHGLVEEYAEYHDIQDLFMDSLPEDTTIYNEYHALLVRLGKEFCKKTNPRCDFCPIKES; encoded by the coding sequence ATGTGCTTTTTATGCGCTCAGACGACTAAGGCCAATCTCACAGACATCAGACAATGGCCATTAACCTCAAACTTTTTTTTTCCAGTGTCTCAACACATCCTCGAAATATACAACAAACTATATGAATATTTCGGTCCCCAGCATTGGTGGCCCGGAGATACAACCGTCGAAATCATCGTCGGCGCGGTGCTGACCCAGAACACCAACTGGACCAATGTTACCCGCGCCATAGAGAACCTCAAACAAGAAAACCTCCTTTCGCTGGAGGCTCTTGACGCCATCCCTCTTGACGCTCTTGCCGAACTAATCAGGCCTTCCGGATACTACAATCTCAAAGCCAGGCGATTAAAAAACCTGATTTCAGCCATCAGTGCTTTAATGAAGGAAGCCCCGGCCCCCTCAGGTGATCCCGATACTTTTTTTGAAATGTTCGATATCCACGAACTGAGAAAAACTCTCCTGGCGGTAAAGGGGATAGGGCCTGAAACTGCTGACAGCATTATCCTTTATGCGGCGGGAAAACCCATGTTTGTCGTTGATGCATATACCCACAGGATTCTCAATCGGCACGGTCTGGTTGAGGAATATGCCGAATATCATGATATTCAGGATTTATTCATGGACTCACTTCCGGAAGATACGACGATTTATAACGAATACCATGCGCTTTTAGTGAGACTGGGCAAGGAGTTCTGCAAGAAAACAAACCCACGTTGCGATTTTTGCCCCATAAAAGAGTCTTAG
- the thiC gene encoding phosphomethylpyrimidine synthase ThiC, whose protein sequence is MSIREDALNNNKTPLLKACAANEGISVETLIEGVASGVIAVPKNNNHNFERIMAVGRGISTKVNANIGSSKDHPEAENELQKLCVALKAGADTLMDLSMGGDLRQVRREILANCPVPLGTVPIYQTVAEVVEGQKKQIGEVTVDHIFKTIEEQALDGVDFMTIHCGINRNTLEKVKGHSRLMGVVSRGGSFTIEWMSHNNKENPLYEHYDELLALLKEHEVTLSLGDGIRPGCLADATDRGQVQELIHLGELTLRAWDAGVQVIIEGPGHMPMNQIEANIMLQKKLCHGAPFYVLGPLVTDIAPGYDHITGAIGGAIAAAAGADFLCYVTPAEHLKLPGADDVREGVIASRIAAHAGDIAKGLPGAMDKDIAMAKCRNNLDWKGQIALSLDPEKARRFRDEGGTYKGDACSMCGSYCAIKVYKHATMKNESRN, encoded by the coding sequence ATGAGTATTCGCGAAGACGCTTTAAATAATAACAAAACCCCACTCCTGAAAGCATGCGCGGCAAACGAGGGGATCTCCGTTGAAACATTAATTGAGGGCGTTGCCAGCGGAGTGATTGCGGTTCCTAAAAACAACAATCACAACTTTGAAAGAATTATGGCGGTGGGAAGGGGCATCTCAACAAAAGTCAACGCGAATATCGGCTCCTCCAAAGATCATCCCGAAGCTGAAAATGAACTGCAAAAACTGTGTGTCGCCCTTAAAGCCGGTGCTGACACGCTAATGGATCTCAGCATGGGAGGGGATCTGCGCCAAGTCCGCAGAGAAATCCTGGCCAACTGCCCGGTACCCCTTGGTACGGTGCCGATCTATCAGACTGTGGCCGAGGTTGTCGAGGGCCAGAAAAAACAAATCGGCGAAGTAACCGTTGACCACATCTTCAAAACCATTGAGGAACAGGCTCTTGATGGCGTTGACTTCATGACCATTCATTGCGGAATTAACCGAAACACATTGGAAAAAGTCAAAGGGCACAGCAGGTTGATGGGAGTTGTGAGTCGCGGCGGTTCTTTTACCATTGAATGGATGAGCCACAACAACAAGGAAAACCCCTTGTATGAACATTACGACGAGCTCCTGGCTCTTTTAAAAGAACATGAAGTAACCTTGAGCCTGGGTGACGGAATCAGGCCGGGATGCCTTGCAGATGCCACCGACCGGGGCCAGGTGCAGGAACTCATCCACCTGGGTGAACTTACACTGCGAGCCTGGGATGCCGGGGTACAGGTAATTATCGAGGGTCCCGGGCATATGCCGATGAATCAGATTGAAGCCAATATCATGCTTCAGAAAAAGCTCTGTCACGGAGCTCCTTTTTATGTTCTCGGACCACTGGTTACCGATATTGCGCCAGGTTATGATCACATCACCGGCGCCATTGGCGGAGCAATCGCCGCCGCCGCCGGAGCTGATTTTCTCTGCTACGTGACTCCTGCCGAACACCTTAAGCTTCCCGGTGCCGATGATGTACGCGAAGGAGTGATCGCCTCAAGAATCGCCGCCCATGCCGGGGATATTGCAAAGGGCCTGCCTGGGGCTATGGATAAAGATATCGCCATGGCAAAATGCCGAAACAACCTGGACTGGAAAGGACAGATTGCGCTTTCCCTCGATCCTGAAAAAGCCAGGCGCTTCAGGGATGAAGGCGGCACTTACAAGGGCGATGCATGCAGCATGTGCGGCTCATACTGTGCCATAAAGGTCTATAAACACGCCACAATGAAAAATGAGTCGCGCAACTGA
- a CDS encoding manganese efflux pump MntP family protein, with translation MSNTSILLIALALAVDAFSVALAAGISLPEVGHRHTFRLSWHFGLFQGLMNILGWAAGLSIRNFIESYAHWVAFILLAIVGVRMIIEARRDKQDASKTDPTRGKMLVFLSIATSIDSLAVGISFSLLQISIWIPALVIGIVAALFTAVGLHLGNYAKSLTRIGSWAEVMCGFLLIFLGLKILYDHGVFQT, from the coding sequence ATGAGCAACACCTCGATACTTTTAATCGCTTTAGCGCTTGCGGTTGACGCTTTCTCCGTAGCGCTTGCAGCAGGTATTTCTCTGCCGGAGGTCGGCCATCGGCACACCTTCAGGTTATCCTGGCATTTCGGCTTGTTTCAAGGCCTGATGAATATTTTAGGGTGGGCCGCCGGTTTGTCGATCAGAAATTTTATAGAATCTTATGCGCACTGGGTTGCGTTTATTTTACTCGCCATTGTCGGGGTGCGGATGATTATTGAAGCAAGGCGGGATAAACAAGACGCCAGCAAAACTGATCCAACCAGGGGGAAAATGCTTGTTTTCCTTTCAATAGCAACGAGCATCGACTCGTTGGCAGTGGGAATAAGTTTTTCACTTCTACAGATCAGCATATGGATTCCGGCGCTGGTCATCGGCATTGTCGCGGCCCTGTTCACCGCTGTGGGGCTGCATTTGGGCAATTATGCCAAGTCACTCACCCGTATTGGCTCCTGGGCTGAAGTTATGTGTGGATTTCTCCTCATCTTCCTCGGGTTGAAAATCCTTTATGATCACGGCGTATTTCAAACATGA
- a CDS encoding cation:proton antiporter, with protein sequence MQNVTLGLAVLLSVGILFAKLGQFLRLPSVTGYIIAGVLLGPSCLGFVSYEIIGQKLNHFTEIALMLIAFGIGEHLELKKLRVIINKIFIIGLGETIGAFSLVFCGTLLVSLYVGACVGGWAFKEIVVLSLLLGAVSVATAPAATLHVMREARAAGPLTTTLMAVVAIDNGLAIMIFGVAVAIARNIVGAGGAVVPIIFGSLAEILTSLMLGVLTGMLIDFFGQKLKNKNELLTAGLALLLLCGEGARLMDLSPLLAGMTAGFTVINRHRRDVRLFRVLQAFEAPIYVLFFSLAGAHLHFSSVMIVGWLALSYYFLRGIGKMGGAALGARLALAPPTVQRYLGLALMPQAGVAIGLIFLIKSEPGLTVFSSIITPVVLAGVFLSELTGPVCARLAFDKSGESHGAAEKCANHRNKLASAQSYNGSQDMTLDDFHMSKWTRGKLIPPRRLEGCVVFGLSLPTTAAGLARIATLFSHYFMSSPLAVHVVMPQKKDNDLFEETDSAPQLFKLASQEVASLGYRLETQIIHSDDIVSALLSVTDNPGTRAIIIGHPLKKSSQEFQGVIESVAKNATCLVIVVRFAETLHTEKILVPITSIEDMRTLGDPVSSLCCAGRHQVTVLRLLPPDAVKEHIENAEADLFEWAKKQGVARFVRIKVEATETRLQAIVQEAESHDLLIMSSAQTKRIQRFFFGSLAEDVAQNINKSMLIVHSSKQSN encoded by the coding sequence ATGCAGAATGTAACCTTGGGTTTGGCTGTTCTGCTCAGTGTCGGGATTTTATTTGCAAAACTCGGCCAGTTTCTCCGTCTCCCCTCAGTTACCGGATATATTATTGCCGGCGTTCTTTTGGGGCCTTCCTGTTTGGGTTTTGTATCCTACGAGATTATCGGACAGAAATTAAATCATTTCACAGAAATTGCCCTGATGCTCATTGCTTTTGGCATTGGTGAACATCTTGAACTTAAAAAGCTTCGAGTCATAATTAATAAAATTTTTATTATCGGACTTGGTGAAACCATCGGTGCTTTTAGTTTGGTTTTTTGTGGCACCCTGCTGGTTTCTCTCTATGTTGGCGCATGCGTCGGCGGCTGGGCGTTTAAAGAAATCGTCGTTTTATCTCTTTTGCTTGGCGCTGTTTCTGTTGCAACCGCACCAGCGGCAACTCTTCATGTCATGCGTGAAGCCAGGGCTGCCGGTCCGCTTACCACTACTTTAATGGCTGTAGTTGCGATAGATAATGGCCTGGCGATCATGATTTTTGGTGTTGCTGTTGCCATTGCTCGAAATATTGTGGGAGCCGGTGGCGCGGTGGTTCCGATTATTTTTGGAAGTTTGGCCGAGATTTTGACATCATTGATGCTTGGAGTTTTGACCGGCATGTTGATTGATTTTTTCGGTCAGAAACTTAAAAATAAAAACGAACTTCTTACTGCGGGGCTCGCCCTTTTGCTTTTATGCGGCGAGGGCGCCCGGCTCATGGACCTTTCGCCTCTTTTAGCTGGAATGACCGCAGGTTTTACGGTTATTAACCGTCATCGGCGGGACGTGCGCCTTTTTCGGGTGCTGCAAGCCTTTGAAGCACCGATATACGTCCTGTTTTTTTCCCTGGCCGGTGCGCACCTTCACTTTTCTTCTGTTATGATCGTCGGATGGCTTGCTCTTTCCTATTATTTTTTGAGGGGAATTGGGAAAATGGGTGGTGCTGCTTTGGGTGCACGGTTGGCCTTGGCGCCACCCACTGTACAACGATATCTCGGACTTGCTCTTATGCCACAGGCAGGTGTTGCGATCGGGCTTATTTTCTTGATAAAAAGTGAACCCGGTTTGACGGTATTTTCTTCCATTATTACCCCGGTTGTACTTGCCGGGGTGTTTCTTTCTGAGCTTACAGGACCTGTCTGTGCCCGGCTGGCATTTGACAAGTCCGGTGAGTCGCATGGTGCTGCTGAAAAATGTGCAAATCACCGGAACAAGCTGGCTTCAGCCCAGAGTTATAACGGCTCTCAGGATATGACGTTGGATGATTTTCATATGTCCAAGTGGACACGGGGTAAGTTAATTCCGCCTCGAAGGCTTGAGGGTTGCGTTGTTTTTGGTCTTTCACTCCCAACAACTGCGGCTGGTCTTGCAAGAATTGCAACGTTGTTTTCTCATTATTTCATGTCTTCGCCTTTGGCTGTTCATGTGGTTATGCCGCAAAAAAAGGATAATGATCTGTTTGAAGAAACCGACTCAGCGCCTCAATTGTTTAAACTTGCTTCTCAAGAAGTCGCCTCCCTGGGTTATAGACTTGAAACGCAAATTATCCACTCGGATGACATTGTTTCGGCTCTTTTGTCCGTGACTGATAATCCAGGTACACGGGCAATAATTATTGGGCATCCCTTAAAGAAAAGTTCTCAGGAATTTCAGGGAGTTATAGAGTCTGTCGCGAAAAATGCGACATGCCTGGTAATTGTTGTTCGTTTTGCGGAAACGCTGCATACTGAAAAAATTCTCGTGCCGATTACTTCCATCGAAGACATGCGTACACTGGGAGACCCGGTTTCCTCATTGTGTTGCGCAGGCCGACATCAAGTTACGGTATTAAGGCTTCTTCCGCCGGATGCGGTTAAGGAGCATATTGAAAATGCTGAAGCCGATCTTTTTGAGTGGGCCAAGAAACAAGGGGTGGCTAGATTTGTTCGTATTAAGGTTGAAGCGACCGAGACCCGCCTTCAGGCAATTGTTCAAGAAGCAGAATCCCATGATTTACTTATTATGTCCTCGGCGCAGACAAAAAGGATACAGCGATTCTTTTTTGGTTCTTTGGCTGAAGATGTCGCCCAGAACATCAATAAATCGATGCTTATTGTTCATTCGAGCAAACAATCAAACTGA
- a CDS encoding ParA family protein, whose translation MGGVAVEKNGKKAKVVALANQKGGVGKTTTAINLAAAVASMGRSVLVVDSDPQGNTSSGLGVNVSEIESHLYHCFLGEVATEKTVCGVQGVPNLFVLPTHIDLVGVEIELMSAPKRERFLADILAPVLKDYDYVFVDCPPSLGLLTLNALTAADSVIIPMQCEYFALEGLGQLVRTIRLVKNSYNKRLSIEGLLLTMFDRRNRLTYQVAREIKKHFHDRVYDTVIPRNVRLSECPSHGKPINVYDPLSAGSLSYLSLGKEFVKRQRQKKKVA comes from the coding sequence ATGGGCGGTGTAGCGGTGGAAAAGAACGGCAAAAAGGCAAAGGTTGTGGCGCTGGCCAATCAAAAAGGCGGGGTGGGGAAAACAACGACAGCGATAAATCTGGCAGCAGCGGTGGCCAGTATGGGGCGGTCGGTTTTGGTTGTTGATTCAGATCCCCAGGGAAACACCTCGAGTGGCCTTGGTGTTAATGTTTCGGAGATAGAAAGCCATTTGTATCATTGTTTTCTTGGCGAGGTGGCGACTGAGAAAACTGTTTGTGGTGTCCAGGGGGTTCCGAATCTGTTTGTCTTGCCGACCCATATAGATCTCGTGGGGGTCGAAATAGAGTTGATGTCCGCCCCTAAAAGGGAGCGTTTTCTGGCTGATATTCTGGCGCCGGTTCTTAAGGATTATGATTATGTGTTTGTGGATTGTCCGCCGTCCCTTGGTCTGCTCACTTTGAATGCCTTGACTGCGGCAGACTCAGTAATTATCCCAATGCAGTGTGAGTATTTCGCTCTTGAGGGGTTGGGGCAATTGGTAAGAACTATACGGTTGGTGAAAAATTCATACAACAAAAGGCTGTCTATTGAGGGACTTTTGTTGACAATGTTTGATAGAAGGAACCGTCTCACGTATCAGGTTGCCCGAGAGATAAAGAAGCATTTTCATGATAGAGTGTATGATACGGTAATACCCAGAAATGTGCGGTTGAGCGAGTGCCCTAGTCATGGAAAGCCGATCAATGTGTATGATCCGCTTTCAGCGGGATCTTTGAGTTATCTGAGTCTGGGCAAAGAATTCGTTAAAAGGCAAAGACAAAAAAAGAAGGTGGCTTAA
- a CDS encoding ParB/RepB/Spo0J family partition protein — protein MIKTRALGKGLNALLPGNIEEDGEGREYFICQIDDIRPNPYQPRKEMKGSDLDQLAASIQEKGVLQPLIVTERELGVYELIAGERRWRAAKLAGLTEVPVLVKDVTDIERLELAIIENIQRENLNPLDEALAYDRLMKEFGLTQEKVAKKVGKERSTVANLIRILQLPDYAKKDVADGVMSLGHARVLLGISDPEVVRELRDKIVNQGLNVRQAEELAKKQKSAKPISKPRKTTTDGIPESYCKALSHDLVRYLSTKCRIVQQGDRGRLEIEYYSVDDLERLLELIVKK, from the coding sequence ATGATAAAGACGCGGGCGTTGGGTAAGGGCTTGAATGCGTTGCTTCCAGGGAATATCGAGGAAGACGGGGAGGGTCGAGAGTATTTTATTTGCCAGATTGATGATATTCGGCCGAATCCATATCAGCCAAGAAAGGAAATGAAAGGATCCGATCTGGATCAATTGGCTGCCTCGATCCAAGAAAAGGGTGTTTTGCAGCCTCTGATTGTTACTGAAAGAGAGCTGGGTGTTTATGAATTGATTGCCGGTGAGAGGCGGTGGCGTGCCGCAAAACTTGCTGGATTAACAGAGGTGCCGGTATTGGTCAAAGATGTTACCGATATCGAGCGACTGGAGTTGGCAATAATAGAAAATATCCAGCGTGAAAATTTAAATCCCCTTGATGAAGCCCTGGCCTATGATCGACTTATGAAAGAGTTTGGGCTCACACAGGAAAAAGTAGCAAAAAAGGTCGGGAAAGAAAGGTCTACCGTCGCAAACTTGATTAGAATTTTACAATTGCCGGATTATGCCAAAAAGGATGTAGCCGATGGGGTAATGAGCCTGGGGCATGCTCGTGTTTTGCTTGGAATCAGTGATCCCGAAGTGGTCAGAGAGTTGAGGGATAAAATTGTAAATCAGGGGTTGAACGTAAGGCAAGCTGAGGAATTAGCCAAAAAGCAGAAGAGTGCAAAACCCATATCCAAGCCGCGGAAAACCACTACTGATGGAATCCCGGAATCGTATTGTAAGGCTTTATCCCATGATCTTGTCCGATATTTGAGCACGAAGTGTCGGATAGTCCAGCAAGGAGACAGGGGCAGGCTCGAGATTGAATATTATTCCGTTGATGATTTGGAGCGGTTGCTGGAGTTGATTGTTAAAAAGTGA
- a CDS encoding dihydroorotate dehydrogenase electron transfer subunit → MDQFQEKVEVIRSERIAADVFRLVLAAPEIAEKATPGQFIMIKVNWAYDPLLRRPFSIFQTSGQDIQIVYKVLGKGTQIMSTFKAGDKIDIIGPLGKGFTVISKNLCLVGGGMGIAPLFFLSKQIVQTVKGAKIQLLLGARTRDELMAFEPGFKALGVQVHAATDDGSAGHHGFVTDLFVKAADNCPADQAFDVYCCGPYPMMRTVAELCTKYGLPCQVSMETMMACGISACLGCAIQGNGKRYLHVCKDGPVFQGGEIKWA, encoded by the coding sequence ATGGACCAATTTCAGGAAAAAGTTGAGGTTATTCGATCTGAGAGGATTGCAGCGGATGTTTTCCGTCTGGTTTTAGCTGCCCCGGAAATTGCCGAAAAGGCCACGCCGGGTCAGTTTATAATGATAAAAGTAAACTGGGCCTATGATCCGCTGTTGCGGCGACCGTTTTCAATATTTCAGACATCCGGGCAAGATATTCAAATAGTTTATAAGGTCTTGGGGAAAGGGACTCAAATAATGTCAACGTTCAAGGCCGGTGATAAAATTGACATTATAGGCCCCCTTGGCAAAGGTTTTACGGTTATCAGTAAAAATCTTTGTCTGGTCGGGGGGGGGATGGGAATTGCCCCGCTTTTTTTTCTGTCAAAACAGATAGTTCAGACTGTAAAAGGGGCCAAGATCCAACTACTTCTTGGTGCAAGAACACGCGATGAATTAATGGCTTTTGAGCCGGGTTTCAAGGCCTTAGGGGTGCAAGTGCATGCTGCCACCGATGACGGCAGTGCCGGGCACCACGGGTTTGTCACTGATTTGTTTGTGAAAGCAGCTGATAATTGTCCAGCCGATCAGGCTTTTGATGTGTATTGTTGCGGACCCTATCCGATGATGCGAACAGTTGCTGAGCTATGCACTAAATATGGCTTGCCGTGTCAGGTGTCTATGGAAACCATGATGGCCTGCGGGATTTCCGCTTGTCTTGGTTGTGCTATACAGGGAAACGGCAAACGATATCTTCATGTCTGCAAAGACGGGCCGGTTTTTCAAGGGGGAGAAATCAAATGGGCATAG
- a CDS encoding dihydroorotate dehydrogenase — MGIEILPDLRVSIGSFQLKNPVMTASGTFGYGEEFASLVDLHRLGAVIVKGISHEPRAGNMPPRIVETSCGMLNAIGLENVGFEGFVKEKLPYLRNKKVPVIVNILGDSIEEYCILAEKLNDIEGVSALEINISCPNVKKGGVAFGTDPDMAEAVTSGVRKRCTLPVIVKLSPNVTDITVIAKAVVSGGCDAISLVNTLLGMAIDIHTRKPKLANIVGGLSGPAIKPVALRMVWQVAQAVKVPVIGIGGITTAADAIEFMIAGATAIQVGTANFINPGVSEEILDGIATYLNEKGLTSVQELIGSLEI, encoded by the coding sequence ATGGGCATAGAAATTCTTCCTGATCTGCGAGTTTCTATCGGGTCTTTCCAGTTGAAAAATCCCGTTATGACCGCGTCCGGCACTTTCGGATATGGTGAGGAGTTCGCTTCCTTAGTAGATTTACATAGGTTAGGCGCAGTGATTGTTAAGGGTATTTCGCATGAGCCGCGGGCAGGAAATATGCCCCCAAGAATTGTAGAAACCTCGTGCGGGATGCTTAACGCCATTGGACTTGAAAATGTCGGTTTTGAGGGTTTTGTAAAAGAGAAACTACCGTATTTAAGAAATAAAAAGGTCCCGGTCATAGTGAATATCCTGGGCGATAGCATTGAAGAATACTGTATTCTTGCGGAAAAACTTAATGATATAGAAGGGGTTTCAGCTCTTGAAATTAATATTTCGTGCCCCAATGTGAAAAAAGGTGGAGTTGCATTTGGCACCGACCCGGATATGGCCGAAGCTGTCACCAGCGGCGTACGGAAAAGATGTACCTTACCTGTTATTGTTAAGCTTTCACCGAATGTCACTGACATAACGGTAATTGCAAAAGCTGTTGTTTCCGGGGGATGTGATGCAATATCGCTGGTAAACACTCTGCTGGGCATGGCAATTGATATTCATACAAGAAAGCCAAAGCTTGCCAATATTGTTGGTGGGCTTTCAGGTCCGGCAATCAAGCCGGTGGCTTTAAGGATGGTATGGCAGGTCGCTCAGGCTGTGAAAGTGCCGGTTATTGGCATCGGCGGGATTACCACCGCGGCAGATGCAATCGAGTTCATGATTGCCGGAGCAACTGCCATTCAAGTGGGCACAGCAAATTTTATAAATCCCGGCGTTTCTGAAGAGATCCTTGATGGGATCGCCACCTATTTGAATGAAAAGGGGTTGACCTCGGTTCAGGAACTAATAGGCTCCCTTGAAATTTAA
- a CDS encoding DUF1232 domain-containing protein, translated as MVLFFKKIRFYQAIFFDKETPWHVKLLLLLAFLYLVFPFDLIADNIPFIGWVDDLTVSSILVSLAFRLVPRHVIYKARLKIFGENQHKM; from the coding sequence ATGGTCTTGTTTTTTAAGAAAATCCGCTTTTATCAGGCGATTTTCTTTGACAAGGAAACTCCGTGGCATGTAAAGCTGTTACTCCTTTTAGCTTTTCTATATCTTGTTTTTCCTTTTGATTTAATCGCAGACAATATTCCCTTTATCGGCTGGGTTGATGATTTGACAGTGAGTTCAATTCTGGTGTCTCTGGCTTTCAGACTGGTACCAAGGCATGTAATTTACAAAGCGCGGCTTAAAATTTTTGGTGAAAATCAACACAAAATGTAA
- a CDS encoding alpha/beta hydrolase translates to MNTDQKRNILRHIYAHASWTENSSYACTKGCATCCTQSVTMTTLEGLDIIAFLKSNKTVSLEVLFGTYRPGKQKKNLLTTNEFARKCLTETLTDDEEEGGDAWDFSPCVFLQDNSCSIYPVRPFGCRGFASTSRCDQKGFAEVPELIVILNTLCLQLIEHLDLGGLWGNINDVLFWLLAKEKNEEMERSNVSGLNLKTNERIYGFLVPPEEQQSVRDIFAPILSSQFQNSSLGELINIDVMGKNGQ, encoded by the coding sequence ATGAATACGGATCAAAAAAGAAATATATTAAGGCATATATATGCCCACGCTTCGTGGACGGAAAATTCCTCCTATGCCTGCACCAAAGGGTGCGCCACATGCTGTACCCAGAGTGTTACCATGACAACACTGGAAGGCCTTGATATTATAGCCTTTTTGAAATCTAACAAGACGGTTTCACTGGAAGTCTTATTTGGCACATACCGGCCCGGAAAACAGAAAAAAAATTTACTTACGACAAATGAGTTTGCTAGAAAATGCCTCACCGAGACGCTGACTGACGATGAGGAAGAAGGTGGTGATGCATGGGATTTTTCACCCTGTGTATTTTTGCAGGATAACAGCTGCAGCATCTATCCGGTAAGACCGTTCGGTTGCAGAGGTTTTGCATCAACATCCCGGTGCGACCAAAAAGGGTTTGCCGAGGTGCCGGAGTTAATAGTTATCCTTAACACCCTTTGTTTACAATTAATTGAACATTTAGATCTTGGCGGGTTATGGGGAAATATTAATGACGTTTTATTTTGGTTGCTGGCAAAAGAAAAAAATGAAGAGATGGAAAGATCAAATGTGTCAGGGCTGAACCTTAAAACAAATGAGCGCATTTATGGATTCCTGGTTCCGCCGGAAGAGCAACAAAGTGTTCGAGATATTTTTGCGCCGATATTGTCCAGCCAATTTCAGAATTCGTCTTTGGGGGAACTCATCAATATTGATGTCATGGGTAAAAACGGGCAATGA
- a CDS encoding HAD-IA family hydrolase: MHSEKITAQVQWKKIDTVLLDMDGTLLDKHFDDYFWEQYVPEVFSLNNNMTLEKARETLLHRYKREEGTLAWTDLDFWSEELGMDIPALKLRVDNLIQVHPYVVDFLKFCKKMNKHLCLVTNAHSKTLDIKLNKTALGGYFDRIICSQEVGMAKEDPVFWEKLEKMLGFNRLTTMLADDTEEVLASAKKYGIQWLIYVARPSSRKPVKYSQIFPSIEYFKELITSDEIKH, encoded by the coding sequence ATGCACTCAGAAAAAATAACCGCACAGGTCCAATGGAAAAAAATTGATACAGTTCTGCTTGATATGGACGGTACACTTCTGGATAAACACTTTGACGATTATTTCTGGGAGCAATATGTTCCGGAAGTGTTTTCACTGAATAATAATATGACTCTTGAAAAGGCTCGTGAAACACTTCTCCATCGTTATAAAAGAGAGGAGGGTACTTTAGCCTGGACCGACCTTGATTTCTGGTCTGAAGAACTGGGTATGGATATTCCGGCTTTGAAACTGAGAGTGGACAACCTTATACAAGTACATCCCTATGTTGTCGATTTTCTGAAATTTTGTAAAAAAATGAATAAACATCTCTGCCTGGTGACCAACGCCCACAGCAAAACGCTGGACATAAAATTGAATAAAACAGCCCTGGGGGGGTATTTTGATAGAATTATTTGTTCACAGGAAGTGGGGATGGCCAAGGAAGACCCGGTGTTTTGGGAAAAACTGGAAAAAATGCTTGGTTTTAACCGCCTCACGACGATGCTTGCCGATGATACGGAAGAGGTTCTTGCCTCAGCAAAAAAATATGGAATACAATGGCTGATTTATGTGGCAAGGCCAAGCAGCAGAAAACCGGTGAAGTATTCTCAAATATTTCCTTCCATAGAATATTTTAAGGAATTAATCACCAGTGATGAAATTAAGCATTAG